The following are encoded together in the Malaya genurostris strain Urasoe2022 chromosome 3, Malgen_1.1, whole genome shotgun sequence genome:
- the LOC131437242 gene encoding ATP-dependent DNA helicase Q4, with the protein MEDAVFRTRYHKYKCKVKLWEKEFRKKHGRIPSKHDIRDSSADVRDAYKMYYKLKTSLLENTLQDALDDDDDFDCSLVSQMESNLSQESFIETNFSNLSELKESNLSISSLLTDKIADKVTDFEAEQELELNSKAWGKELNKPKATTVQSTKKEHVKPRSKPPTMLLMSASGMLPKRNPRKSFPTNSFAMSTANLNTPVASNWKEALPDLETLLNEKSKQTQEISPIQNIKLNLPAKEPLNQLDQGWLNRQSSELGMVTTMDSDSRPKKYGLSNISLPLLDSSTATTVDTSSSFGISSLSMSSFCESNIVAQNTAYDRNLNSDSDGVVENSEDEAGRNDTSIAGNVRHITKKRKVFTNTNVKLTKDDKVTNQETLAMEKDLHKGKINIEVENQDPENINEQKEREPRVEKKVTATKTRIKKKMPQSKNTTRRVLTRARKLVSYTSTVSEDEVVDDLDENFDDEDKDPDFVTDKNDHSMNDHDPDECNGDISADAPIVEATAAKSKKKESKTTRKARSKSKAASVSPVSGRKRRSGSAKKSPASPRIGGNTGKGKKKVTKTKAIKGKSAHRDVSPKREEDFNEYVLEFGIESLNNVPRIDIGELKKSTETIEEFIQGVPTKTATSSRLKSNDVTTAKEAALKKKVAAGKLNENFVRVDLKKKVFVKGKKTINYSRYKKSLWKKKKIAALAGPDMDMGGCDGGVLTCFQCGGVGHMARSCKVKSENLLPLDAVGQEESEFPTLEEADSMAKAKSLVVHANKIQNLPVVDNPLWKEESTSTSTGQGSRVGDADEEYEDLPPKTQHLTQIRHVIPDDFLKKSGILDYTVGNKDKIEPIFQLLADGSLPPTPTEVRNALRMFGHAEFRAGQERAIMRVLCGVSTLVTLSTGSGKSLCYQLPAYLYRKHRKCVTLVISPLVSLMEDQVHGVPDFINAQCLHTNQTPKVRDKTMAAISSGELDVILVSPEAVVSGEKSTGFGSLLRQLPPIAFACIDEAHCVSQWSHNFRPSYLMICRVLKEKLGVRTILGLTATATYQTRHSIVDHLGIPDGTNGIISDIPLPDNLILTVSKDANRDAALLRLLQSDRFSELRSIIVYCTRRDECERIAAFLRTCFQDPHRTEQETNAGKKRKRVNITAEPYHAGLPSSRRKTIQNAFMSGDLRIVVATIAFGMGINKSDIRAIIHYNMPKNFESYVQEVGRAGRDGCISHCHVFLDSKGNDRNELKRHVYANSIDRHVIRKLLQKIFVPCACVKNFEDKNFSEEHRKHVESLNGIDWSDDFPEQLGDKPNFLKPMAKKRICPGHEVCFSIESTIRQLDIPEENISTLLCYLELHEERFIQVLSRAYIMCKVMSYAGPKALKSAAKQCPPLAMAIALDLKKGISHDAATFIEFPVIDVAASIGWDSGVVKFQLKNLEWTVENNIRKRSAISVSFSDLGFRIRAPGDLTNEELDSNLDSLYARVSNQEKTQLIQLQSVFSALSSVASKTYLPFSAADCPQGPSDKLKKIIREYFQMDIANEDVELIPEPDDTPDSQLLSDIRTLIQRYPENNFSGRSVARIFHGVQSPNYPAVIWGRCNFWRAHTSADFNRIVRLANAEIVRMRT; encoded by the exons ATGGAAGATGCGGTGTTCCGTACCAGGTACCATAAATATAAGTGCAAAGTGAAATTGTGGGAAAAAGAATTTCGTAAAAAACATGGACGAATTCCATCGAAG CACGATATTCGTGATTCTTCGGCGGACGTACGGGACGCGTATAAAATGTACTACAAACTAAAAACGTCACTACTTGAGAACACTTTACAAGATGCGctggatgatgacgatgattttGACTGTTCGCTAGTGTCTCAGATGGAATCGAACCTTTCGCAAGAAAGTTTTATAGAAACTAACTTTTCCAATTTGAGTGAACTAAAAGAGTCAAATTTATCTATCAGTAGTTTACTAACCGATAAGATTGCAGACAAAGTGACCGACTTCGAAGCGGAACAAGAATTGGAACTGAATAGTAAAGCATGGGGCAAAGAATTGAACAAACCGAAAGCAACGACAGTACAATCGACAAAAAAAGAACATGTCAAGCCTAGATCGAAGCCGCCAACAATGCTATTGATGAGTGCTTCGGGAATGCTTCCAAAGAGAAACCCTCGGAAATCGTTTCCTACTAATTCTTTTGCAATGTCCACTGCAAATTTAAATACACCTGTAGCATCCAACTGGAAGGAGGCTCTTCCTGATCTGGAGACactgttgaacgaaaaatcgaaACAAACACAAGAAATATCTCCCATTCAGAATATAAAGCTGAATCTTCCAGCCAAAGAACCACTGAATCAATTGGACCAGGGATGGCTTAATCGTCAATCGTCCGAGCTTGGTATGGTTACAACAATGGACAGTGATTCTCGGCCTAAAAAATATGGATTGAGTAACATCAGTTTACCCTTACTGGATAGCTCGACTGCGACGACAGTGGACACTTCGAGCAGCTTCGGCATCTCGTCCTTGAGCATGAGTTCGTTCTGTGAAAGTAATATTGTTGCTCAAAATACGGCTTATGATAGAAATTTGAATTCGGACTCGGATGGGGTAGTTGAAAACAGTGAAGATGAGGCCGGACGAAACGATACGTCCATAGCAGGCAATGTACGTCATATTACCAAAAAAAGGAAAGTGTTCACTAATACGAATGTGAAACTAACCAAGGATGACAAAGTTACTAACCAAGAAACTCTAGCAATGGAAAAGGATTTGCACAAAGGAAAGATAAATATTGAAGTGGAAAATCAGGACCCGGAAAACATAAACGAACAGAAAGAAAGAGAGCCTCGAGTCGAGAAAAAGGTTACAGCAACTAAAACAAGAATAAAGAAGAAGATGCCACAGTCGAAG AATACCACGCGTAGAGTTTTAACGCGTGCTCGGAAATTGGTTAGTTATACGTCCACAGTTAGCGAAGATGAAGTAGTTGATGATCTTGATGAAAACTTTGACGACGAGGACAAGGATCCAGATTTTGTAACGGACAAAAACGACCATTCGATGAACGATCACGATCCGGATGAATGTAACGGCGACATATCGGCGGATGCGCCTATTGTTGAAGCAACCGCAGCTAAATCGAAGAAAAAGGAATCAAAAACAACCCGTAAAGCTCGGAGTAAATCTAAAGCTGCATCGGTGTCTCCAGTGAGTGGCCGAAAGCGTCGTTCAGGGAGTGCTAAGAAAAGTCCAGCTTCTCCGCGAATCGGTGGAAACACCggaaaaggcaaaaagaaaGTTACCAAGACCAAGGCAATCAAAGGCAAATCTGCACACCGAGATGTTTCACCCAAGAGGGAAGAAGATTTTAATGAATATGTTTTAGAATTCGGCATTGAAAGTTTGAATAATGTTCCCCGAATCGACATAGGCGAGTTGAAGAAAAGTACCGAGACCATTGAGGAATTTATTCAGGGTGTGCCGACTAAAACAGCCACTAGCAGCAGActcaaaagtaatgatgtaacgACTGCCAAGGAGGCAGCTTTGAAAAAGAAGGTTGCCGCCGGAAAATTGAACGAGAATTTTGTCAGAGTAGATCTCAAGAAGAAAGTTTTTGTGAAGggtaaaaaaactatcaattacaGTAGGTACAAAAAGTCGTTGTGGAAAAAGAAGAAAATTGCTGCCCTCGCTGGACCAGATATGGATATGGGAGGATGTGATGGAGGGGTGCTCACCTGTTTTCAGTGTGGCGGAGTGGGGCATATGGCCCGAAGTTGCAAGGTAAAAAGTGAAAATTTGCTTCCACTTGATGCCGTTGGCCAGGAAGAATCCGAATTTCCTACCTTAGAAGAAGCCGATTCAATGGCGAAGGCAAAGTCCCTGGTTGTCCAcgcaaacaaaattcagaatcttcCGGTAGTAGATAACCCACTATGGAAAGAAGAATCCACTAGCACTAGCACAGGCCAAGGTTCTAGAGTGGGTGATGCCGACGAAGAGTACGAAGATCTTCCGCCTAAAACTCAGCATCTTACCCAAATCAGACACGTCATACCAGATGATTTCCTTAAAAAATCCGGAATACTGGATTACACTGTTGGAAATAAGGACaaaattgaaccaatttttcaaCTCCTGGCGGATGGTTCTTTACCGCCGACACCAACCGAGGTTCGCAATGCACTACGAATGTTCGGTCATGCCGAATTTCGTGCCGGACAGGAGCGAGCTATTATGCGAGTCCTCTGCGGTGTTTCGACACTAGTTACACTGAGCACAGGATCTGGAAAATCACTTTGCTATCAATTACCCGCCTATCTCTATCGTAAGCACAGGAAATGTGTCACGTTAGTCATTTCTCCTCTTGTTTCCCTCATGGAAGATCAGGTACATGGCGTTCCGGACTTTATAAATGCCCAATGTTTGCATACCAATCAAACACCGAA AGTTCGAGACAAAACAATGGCTGCTATCTCATCAGGCGAATTAGATGTGATTCTTGTATCCCCGGAAGCTGTAGTATCGGGTGAGAAATCTACCGGATTCGGCTCCCTTCTACGACAACTGCCTCCGATTGCATTTGCGTGTATAGATGAAGCCCATTGCGTGTCTCAGTGGAGTCACAATTTCCGACCGAGTTATCTGATGATATGCAGA GTACTGAAGGAAAAGCTGGGTGTTCGAACGATTCTTGGGTTAACGGCGACAGCCACATATCAGACAAG GCATAGTATCGTTGACCACTTGGGTATCCCGGACGGTACAAACGGCATCATTAGTGATATACCATTGCCGGACAATTTAATTCTAACGGTTTCTAAGGACGCTAACCGTGATGCAGCTTTGTTGCGGTTGTTACAGTCGGACCGGTTTAGTGAGTTACGTTCAATCATCGTTTATTGCACCCGGCGAGACGAGTGCGAACGTATAGCAGCTTTCCTGCGTACATGTTTTCAAGATCCTCATAGAACGGAACAGGAGACCAATGCCGGGAAAAAACGTAAAAGGGTAAATATTACAGCTGAACCGTACCATGCCGGGTTGCCGTCATCGAGGAGGAAAACTATTCAGAACGCATTTATGAGCGGTGATTTACGGATCGTTGTCGCTACGATCGCTTTCGGAATGGGCATCAACAAGTCGGATATACGCGCAATCATCCATTACAATATGCCAAAGAATTTTGAAAGTTATGTGCAGGAAGTTGGTCGCGCTGGTCGCGACGGATGCATTTCTCATTGTCATGTGTTTTTAGATAGCAAAGGAAACGATAGGAATGAATTGAAAAGACATGTCTATGCAAACTCTATCGACCGACACGTTATTAGGAAATTGTTGCAGAAAATTTTTGTTCCATGTGCTTGCGTGAAAAATTTCGAGGATAA AAACTTCTCCGAAGAACATCGAAAACATGTAGAATCACTGAACGGTATCGATTGGTCGGATGATTTTCCGGAGCAACTTGGGGACAAACCAAATTTCTTGAAACCTATGGCTAAGAAACGTATCTGCCCCGGACATGAAGTATGTTTTTCGATAGAGTCAACCATTCGACAGTTAGATATTCCAGAAGAAAACATTTCCACACTCCTGTGCTATCTGGAATTGCACGAAGAACGTTTTATTCAGGTGTTAAGCCGGGCATACATCATGTGCAAAGTAATGTCTTATGCTGGGCCAAAGGCTTTAAAATCTGCCGCGAAGCAATGTCCTCCTTTAGCGATGGCGATAGCTCTAGAtctgaaaaaaggaatttcacaTGATGCGGCAACCTTCATCGAATTTCCCGTAATAGATGTTGCCGCTTCTATCGGTTGGGATAGCGGCGTTGTGAAGTTCCAGTTGAAAAATCTAGAGTGGACCGTTG AAAACAATATTCGAAAACGATCCGCCATAAGTGTTAGTTTCTCCGATTTGGGCTTTCGTATCCGTGCTCCAGGAGATTTGACAAATGAGGAACTGGATTCTAATCTAGACTCGTTATACGCACGTGTCTCAAACCAGGAAAAAACTCAACTCATACAACTTCAGAGTGTTTTCTCTGCACTGTCTTCAGTGGCCTCAAAAACATATTTGCCGTTCAGTGCAGCTGATTGTCCACAGGGCCCTTCAGATAAGCTAAAGAAGATTATTCGGGAGTATTTCCAAATGGATATCGCAAACGAAGATGTGGAGTTAATACCGGAG ccCGATGATACACCCGATTCTCAGTTACTTAGTGACATCAGAACACTCATTCAGCGTTATCCGGAAAATAATTTCAGTGGTAGGTCAGTAGCCAGAATATTTCATGGTGTCCAAAGTCCAAATTATCCAGCAGTCATTTGGGGTAGATGCAACTTTTGGCGAGCACACACCAGTGCCGATTTTAATCGCATAGTTCGCCTTGCCAATGCCGAAATAGTGCGTATGCGAACataa